In Xenopus tropicalis strain Nigerian chromosome 5, UCB_Xtro_10.0, whole genome shotgun sequence, one genomic interval encodes:
- the gja10 gene encoding gap junction alpha-10 protein, producing the protein MGDWNLLGSILEEVHIHSTIVGKIWLTILFVFRMLVLGVAAEDVWDDEQDEFICNTEQPGCRNVCYDQAFPISLIRYWVLQIIFVSSPSLVYMGHALYRLRALEKERQKKKAQLRAELEELEVVVDEHRKLERELRKLEEQRKVNKAPLRGSLLRTYVLHILTRSVVEVAFMIGQYLLYGFDLDPLYKCSRSPCPNIVDCFVSRPTEKTIFMVFMHSIAAVSLFLNVLEIFHLGIRKIKQGLSGKSNAETTEDEISSCKSKKNSMQPVCIMSNSSPSKIIPLSSSGYKLLPDQQMDPVGLPAYLPPSQDFKEAQMMSDQNHYGKVLAPDKHRKTADHSCTEHQQQGSHCKQILHSAEPHRIPNHTDHYHGHMTHRIPTIQPTPALQKRNLSSSSEDSQKKLKHNTCLGSKSCLKSQHSLDQPRHSSVHPLRSCLHSSHMELHSALRKYSRVGSCKDFAEDRSDSADSGHRKVSSTSRGLSESRLISDTESLDSRNGSGSESRRRDDSPSITPPPPSGRRMSMASKAASPGLILASGSHSQSRHPHYHYYILQTVNKNPLIKRS; encoded by the coding sequence ATGGGGGACTGGAATTTGCTGGGAAGCATACTGGAGGAGGTGCACATCCATTCCACCATTGTCGGAAAGATCTGGCTGACAATTCTTTTTGTATTCCGGATGCTTGTCCTTGGGGTGGCTGCCGAAGATGTCTGGGATGACGAACAAGATGAATTTATTTGTAATACTGAGCAACCAGGCTGCAGGAATGTTTGTTATGACCAAGCTTTCCCAATCTCACTTATCAGGTACTGGGTACTGCAAATTATATTTGTCTCTTCTCCATCCCTTGTTTACATGGGCCATGCACTGTACAGACTGAGGGCTCTGGAAAAGGAGAGGCAAAAGAAGAAAGCCCAACTTAGAGCAGAGCTGGAGGAACTTGAAGTGGTTGTTGATGAGCACAGAAAACTGGAGAGGGAACTTAGGAAATTAGAAGAACAAAGGAAAGTAAACAAGGCTCCATTGAGGGGGTCCCTATTACGCACATATGTTCTGCACATACTGACAAGGTCGGTAGTAGAAGTTGCTTTTATGATAGGGCAGTACTTGCTGTATGGATTTGACCTAGACCCCTTGTATAAATGTTCACGGTCCCCTTGCCCTAATATAGTGGACTGCTTTGTCTCAAGACCAACAGAAAAGACTATTTTTATGGTATTTATGCACAGTATAGCAGCAGTGTCATTGTTCCTAAATGTTTTAGAAATCTTCCATTTAGGCATTAGAAAAATAAAGCAGGGGCTTTCTGGTAAATCCAATGCTGAGACAACAGAGGATGAAATAAGCAGCTGCAAGTCCAAGAAGAACTCTATGCAGCCTGTTTGTATCATGAGCAATTCCTCCCCAAGTAAGATCATCCCCTTGTCTTCAAGTGGCTACAAACTGCTGCCTGATCAACAAATGGATCCGGTAGGACTACCAGCTTACTTGCCCCCATCCCAGGACTTTAAGGAGGCACAAATGATGAGTGATCAAAATCATTATGGGAAAGTTCTTGCCCCTGACAAGCATAGGAAAACTGCAGACCATAGTTGCACTGAGCATCAGCAGCAGGGAAGCCATTGCAAGCAAATCCTCCACTCTGCAGAGCCCCACAGGATACCCAATCACACTGACCACTACCATGGGCACATGACACACAGGATACCCACAATTCAGCCTACCCCTGCCCTCCAGAAGCGCAATCTGTCCTCCAGCAGTGAAGATTCCCAAAAGAAACTTAAACACAACACCTGTTTGGGCTCAAAAAGTTGCCTCAAAAGCCAGCATTCCCTGGATCAGCCCAGGCACAGTTCTGTGCACCCACTAAGGTCATGTCTGCACTCCAGCCACATGGAGCTTCACTCTGCACTACGAAAGTACAGCAGGGTTGGCAGCTGCAAGGACTTTGCTGAGGATCGCAGTGATTCTGCAGACAGTGGACATAGAAAAGTGAGTTCTACATCCAGGGGATTATCCGAGAGCAGACTGATCAGTGACACTGAGAGTTTGGACTCTAGAAATGGCTCTGGCTCTGAATCTAGAAGGAGAGACGATAGTCCAAGCATCACTCCACCTCCACCATCTGGTCGCAGGATGTCAATGGCAAGTAAAGCAGCCAGCCCTGGGCTAATACTGGCCAGTGGTTCCCACTCTCAGTCTAGGCACCCTCATTATCATTATTACATATTACAAACAGTAAACAAAAATCCCTTAATAAAAAGGTCATAG